In Festucalex cinctus isolate MCC-2025b chromosome 1, RoL_Fcin_1.0, whole genome shotgun sequence, the sequence GCAATGTTTTTTTACTCTGTACGGAACGGAGGCGACAAGCAAATAACCTCACCTGAGCCGCTCAAATTCCACATCATCAACAAGGAAGTCTCTGGTCTCCACCAGCTTTCTGATCTGCTGCAGCAGCTCCTCCTCCCTCGTCCGATCCTCCTTGGACTTGTCTTGGTCTGTTTAAGTCAAACGTGacagaatcattttttttttacactgacattgagtctttgtttttcttttttgaagacAAAAGGctttaaatactgtataaatTTAGAAGACaagatgattttttaaaaaccatttcagaATATTACACATAACCCCCCGAAACAATGACAACATCCTACTTTCCATTAAGGTTTGTTCTATAAAGAGCTATTCATCACAGACAAGGTTAGTGGTCTCGCAATTTTGTGGATTTTGGTCCagtaaataccgtattttccacattataaggtgcacctaaccttgctctcgcaagatgaattatcgcggtatttgtgagttcacaaacccctgagaatacatcttgtaccgctcccgcagataactgcCGTTCCCGAACCGCTGGTggttcagaccaatcacagagcgacattgtgtttgggggcgggacatgcaactgtgCCGAAAACAGGAAGCCAGCGCTGacgccggggctaacaaacaaacatggacaattacaattaattctgttttcgcagaattactcactgtttccttgttgagtGTTGAACAGCAAAGGGCGATTTGTGcgtttctagctggtaagatgtttgtgcttttccccACTTCGACATGAACGGAGACGACATttcgaaattttcacccatggccgtgattggttagaacaaacgtgtagaatgacgcatcgtccaatcagctcaaattattgtacggaatgtcccaccttttcccgaccaaattactgtggagaggtaccagatggatattgcaaagcatatccatctggctattgccaggttaaggcGCATCTAAAAGCCTTTAATGTTCTCAAAAATCgacagtgcgccttataatcaggtaTGCCTTTTATTTGGATCAATATTGGTTAAGTACGGCTACCGTAGTCAGGGGGCGTCCCTGAAGTAACAGCAGTTAGAATGTTAGTGCCACACCTGAACAAGGCTGGGAAATATCGTAAATATGGATATTAACGTTTGAACAATGTTGAGTTATTGAGTTGTATTGTTAATACGGAACCATATTGATTGTGACTGCAAAGACAGATTTGTTGGCATTTCTATATCACTGATTTCACTTATATTCGGGGTGGTCTGGAACGTAACGCCTGTGATGGAAGTGTTAGAAATagcacaataataaaacaaatgccATGTAAATTACACAAAGTATTATGTACACTATAGAAGTATGCCAAATTCACTGGCATTGTGCCAGTGGTATTCGGGATAATTATGAATACATTCAAGCCattgagttatttattttttcatacacTCACTTTCAACACCCTCTGGTGTGGTCTGTGCTTATCTTTTTAGTTGCCACAGCAACCTTTCTCATGGCTCTAGAATGTCATACAAACTTAATGGTAGTGGTGGTGTGGGAGGAAAGAATCATTATTTgtcagtgcatttaaaaaatcaaGGGGAATTAGCCTTGAAAATTGGgtgatcacttttttttgtagttgcagTCCACACAGTCCTTGTAGCGGTCTTCAGTGATGAGTAAGAGACGAGTCTTCTTAATAGTGTTTCACAACAGCTGCATTCAAAGGAAGCGGCTGCGGTTTGAATGTACCTGGAATTGAGACCAGTTTTTGCAGCTCTCTCTTCAGCCTTGTGATTTCATGACACAACTGAATGTCATCCATCCTGTACGGGGGGGAACACATTCAATTACAAAAGGTGACCTTCGAAACAGTGTATAATATACGTAAATAGACAATTAAAACACGACCATGATGATTTGGTTTTGATGGTTTCTGAATGATGAGCAAGAGTAAGTAGCATTCAACATCCTGAAGCTCAGAGCCTCTTTCTTTCACTATTCCAAATTTCTTTGGCTACTCGCGTGATGTGCGTAATGTGATTGAAATCACTTGATGATGTTTAATTAAGAGCTTGGAAGGAGCTATTGGTGCAAATCATTTAAAAGGCACAACTGACAGTTGCATTGTAGTGATACAGCAATTTCACGTGTCCCCTCACATGAAATGAATCCAAACATGTTATCAGATCTCATTTCATTTCTGTTTATCTGTGGTCATCTGCTTATGTAGcctacatgcacacacaatgcTGGTAAGGAGACAAAAGGGACAGGACGGACAAAAATAGAAACTCTGGACacattgtactgtattttagTGTATGTTTCCCTCTCTCCCATTCATTTGGTATGACATTACTGTAGTGTTCATTTAGTAGTTGCTTGTTACTGTAATACTGTAGTGTGGCTCAAACAACCGGAGACAAATCCCTTGTGTGTATTTACATACTTGACCAATAAGATGATTGAGATTCTTATGAACTTCAGTTGTTTATAAATGTCAATATGGCTCACTGAGTTGATGCTAACTTGCACAAGAATGCCAAAACTACTGTGCGGAGATCATAAAATGTGTTTCTCAAGTGGATTATTATAATGTACTCTGGCCTTGTTTAGTAAATCTCATGCAGTGTTGCAAGGCTGTAAAAATAACGAAACAGGGTCTGTCTTGACAGAAAGTTGGTGAAGTCATTAAAAGTAAATCTGAGTGGAGGAACAAATCTGAAAGTTGGTGCTCTGGGTTCGATAGTGTGCTCTCACACTTTTCACATCATGACACACATGAATGCTCCTTCTGTCATGGTGGAGGATTGTCTGATTCTCCTGAGGGACTAATGTATACTATATACCCTACTGAAATTTTAGTGCTATAGTACTGTGAGTCACAATCTCGCACTGGAATGTGACAGGGTGAGTTTATGAGTCCCTTATGCTACTTGATCACTGCTGCtggtttttgtaaatatttgacactgtatacagtatttgtattttagAGCTCAAACTTGCCTTTTACTGTATGTTGTATTTTAACAGTCAAGATAAACAGCACTAGTGtacaattgttgttttttttctattgaaaaTGGATGACTGGCCCAACAAAAAGAGAATTGGCTTGTGTATGCCAAGGTGGTGTGCTGGATGTGCACACTGAGATGTAgtaattgataataataatataaaataatacgtCTTACATGTATCTCAGCTCCGATTCTCTCCGCACGAGGACGTTTCGGAGTCGCTCAATTTTGAACAGCTCGCCTTCAATGTCCTCGATTGTGACTGAAGAATCAGCCATGGAGATGACGTCTCCTGATAAAAGATAAACAATCACATATATTTCATACATTCATTCTGAAATAGTTAGAACAGCTCTTCTTAACTTTTTGGCTTTGACAACTGACAAGTTAGTATTTTAGACAATATAGCCCAGGAAACTCAAACTCAATTTACAAaccctagcataaaaacaaacaaaacctggaaaacatggaacaaaaacatgacacctgatactaaagatcaagatcattatcaggcatgctgatgagctgattatatgactcaggactctggacctcgagtactggaattggtgaaccctgctgCTATATAATAGTATATGGGGGTCACTGCAGATAGAGTCCGAGTGTGTCTGGGTtcaggtattaaaaaaataataataataaatttaagcCAATCTTCTCAATCTTTATTAACAGTTCAGAACATTAATGGTTcttcagaacatgaacaaaattgGTAAGATTGGAAAGTTAAGAATGGCTTCCTCTCAGAGACATGTTAAGAACTGGTCAAACGAGAATTACttgggtgtttatttttttttacatttaaagagTGAGAAATGCACTCCAGAGATCCAACTATGTCGACATCACCCTTTAAAAAGTCAGTTTTCCGTATGTGCCATTTGAAGaaagaaatccatccatccatttattcattcattttatgaagcgcttgctcctcacgagggttgcggagggtgctggatcccagctggcttcggacagtagtcgggggacaccctgaactggttgccagccaatcgcagggcacacagagacagacaaccatccacactaacaagcacacctagggacaattcagagcgcccaattaacctgccatgcatgtctttggaatgtgggaggagaccggagtaccaggagaagacccacgcaggcaaagcgagaaaacatgcaaactccacccaggaaggccggagcctggactcgaacccgagtcctcagtactgggaggcagacgtgctaaccagtcatcaccGTGCTGCCCTAAGAATGAAATCAACTGTAAGAATGTTTGTAATTAAACACCCGCTTCTATGCTGCAGTGTCCACTAATTACAATCCTGCTGCAAGCTGTTCAGTCAATTAGTTTATtgtagcatgaaaattgctagcctaccgaaacaacaacaacaaccataaGAGCAGCCTACGGGCGTTCTCATTAAGGTATCACAGCTACCTTTGGGGAAGAGTGGGTAGGCTCAGACTGGACTGGTTACCatgttttggaatgtgagagaatGCCAGAGTAGCCAGAGATAACATGAGCAAGCGTGGGGAGAACATAACATCTACACAGCAGAGCCAACTTGACTGTAAGACAGATGTGCTTACAGCTAGTCACCATGATGCCATATACTGTAGCTAAATTCCATCCCTAGGCTGTTGCATTTAACGGGCATAGTAGAAAACTAGAGTTCAATAGAAGACTTCAAGTGAGAATTGTTGGATTTATCCCCACGTTTAGTATATGTACATCTAATATTGTGACAGAGTGAGTATGGCTAATTTAATTATAACAAGTGAAAAAATATGATTGGAGAATTTTAAACATTTGAGAGTTCACATGTTAATTGAAGCCATAATTTCAGTGTCACTGAATAATTGCGCCAGTCCCCATGCACCCCCTCCCCACAACATCCTCCTACTCCTTTACTGCTCACCAGTAGCGATGAGTCACCCAGTAGAGCGGAGATTTACTTTTAATTACCTGTGCTTGGCTGAAAGGACATTTACACTCTCCCACTGTGAGTCACTACTGATGCCACAGCAGCGAACGCACAACCCACCGGAACATTCATGTGGTGCTTCCGCAACTTCATTCAGTTAAATGACCGGGGGGTGCAATGAGCCAATTGgccgagtaaaaaaaaaagtagaatggTTCGTTTGATTCTATCATTTCTCCAATGACTCACCAGTCTCCAACTTTGCCTTGGTGTAATTTTCACAGCctgtcatttttaattattttaatacagTGGATATTTCCCTCACCTTTCAAATGCCTGCATGTGGTTTATCTAGATCCAAAAATATGTCAGCTTTTGCATGCAcgtgttattttttattcattttttttagtaggCTAATAAATACACAATTGTAATTGGCTACTATTATGCAAAAATATCTGATGCTGGATAAATGATGCCATTTAGTGCATTTTGTtgctatttttaaacataacacCATGCTATAACATGCAGAAAGTGTCAGCATTTTCCAGGAAAACATCAAATCAATGTAGAGCGTTCAGACAAAACGTGTAGCATAATGCCCAGGTCTTGTGGtcgcaaaaataaactaatcatAATTATACGCCTTTTACATGgtctacaaaacaaaaatatgttgaCACATGGTGACTTTTGAAGGCAATGTTTGAATTTAAAGTCATGCGGTTTTCTGAATATCTACAAGATCTGTAAGAACCTGCAAGAGTTGTGATGTGCCCTCCAAATTaagtgtaaaaaataattttaaccgCAAAAGATGCATTCacgaagcatttaaaaataaatacattaaaaagtcACCTGATTTCTCATTTGCTTCATCCATTTGTGCTTGATCCACGGTCGTCTCGTTCATGTCTGTTATTCCATGTTCATCACCATTTGTCCTCCTTCAGCAGCGCAAACTAGTACAAGATCCACTGAGGCACTGCTGTTTAACGAGAGGGAATGTTGCGAGAGCTGCGCGTGGATGCTGAACCCACCACTTCAACACGGTAGGGATCTGAGAGGACCACCGGCTGCTGAGCAAACGCTCGGAGACGCCGCCTAGTGACACGTGCATGCAACGACATGCCACGAGCAACTATCagtggactaaaaaaaaaaatatactattCAAGTGATTAAATAATCAGCATGACTTGATCTACCTCTTAATAGCACTACTTTAATGCTGCTATTATAGAAACCATCAATATTATACAATTATCAATGGTGCCATCTGCCATGTCCATTATCCGCTGCAGTTCAGAATCAatacacaatcaaaacatacatCTGAACAAAATTCATTATCTTCAAACTCACCAGATCTGATTATTAAGGGCTAAAATCTgatttgtccccccccccacacacacacacacaaaggaaagaaaaaaacctaACATTTAGCCGAGCAGAGGCCTGATTTTAATAATTGTgcacaaacaggaagtagcaTGCGTACAGGTTGCAAGCCTGTGCCATTTCacagtttgaaaaaaagaaaatggtgaGACACCTGCTGTTTTATCAGTCAACTGAGCTCTAAGCACAACGACATTTTCCCAAACGGACCTGGCTTTTTCATCAGAATTACCTGATTGAGTTTCACTGTAAACAACATAATATGGATGACTTGGTTTTGCACATCAGGCAATTAGGAGCTCACCATATGTTCAGCAAGTGCAGCCTACAACTGTTGACTTCAGGATCTGCAACCATTGTATGCTGACATCCTTGGAGAGTGGTGTTCATTTATTCATAGCAACACAAGAGGCAAGGAGAAAAGACTTGTTTTTGAACAAAGCAATTTACTGTTCaacacaaatactgtacagaactttcaaaataagacattaagAAATGTCACCTCAGTCAAAATTCACCAGCAGTTAGACGAGGTGCCAAGTGGGTGTGGCATAACAGGACACCAGTTGTTTAACTTTGCCTTGTGCACACGTCTTAACTTGTGTTTGCATTTCAGTGAGCGGATTCCCTTCCTCGCCTTTTATACAGCCCTGCTAGCGTGTTTGTCCAAAGATGAACGACTTGTGTAAATTCACTCATCAATAACAGTTTATGCCTCCACTCCATAATATAACAGACACAGAAAAGGAGAAAGTCCCCTATTTTTTTAACCTATGCTCTGTTCACTGAAAAACTCAtctgatttttttgtgttaacaAAATTATGTTGATATGAGTTGAGGAGTTTCTCTTTGACACAAACACTGTTTTGCTGCAATCCTCGAAGTTAACATACCCTGGCAGAATTTGTGAAACGTTGACAATTTAGGGGACAGCATAAGATGTTATTACATAACatattattttcttaaattcTATGTTTTGTTGCAGAAGTGGTACATAGGTCATGCAAGAAAGGGTTAACGATTGTGCTGTTCTTGTTTAATCTGAACGAAAAATGGGTTTTGCCTGCTcacttcatttttccttttaagGAAGATGGCACACGTCT encodes:
- the LOC144004002 gene encoding bMERB domain-containing protein 1 isoform X2 is translated as MSFQPSTGDVISMADSSVTIEDIEGELFKIERLRNVLVRRESELRYMMDDIQLCHEITRLKRELQKLVSIPDQDKSKEDRTREEELLQQIRKLVETRDFLVDDVEFERLREREEDREMATFLQPNFQNILVTKGALQDQKVVSKSTHRPAPFITKTGLTLLKDCCGVTCSIM
- the LOC144004002 gene encoding bMERB domain-containing protein 1 isoform X1, whose amino-acid sequence is MNETTVDQAQMDEANEKSGDVISMADSSVTIEDIEGELFKIERLRNVLVRRESELRYMMDDIQLCHEITRLKRELQKLVSIPDQDKSKEDRTREEELLQQIRKLVETRDFLVDDVEFERLREREEDREMATFLQPNFQNILVTKGALQDQKVVSKSTHRPAPFITKTGLTLLKDCCGVTCSIM